The Quercus robur chromosome 7, dhQueRobu3.1, whole genome shotgun sequence genome has a segment encoding these proteins:
- the LOC126692641 gene encoding L-type lectin-domain containing receptor kinase S.4-like — protein sequence MPISFTCLKILFPNMATLLRLFYALIFLTIPVSSQLNQFFFAGFKDVGTNITLNGIAEIQKTGILKLTNETSRLMGHAFYTSPFHFKNSTNGKAFSFSTSFVFTIVPEYPKLGGHGLAFTIATTKDLQAHPSQYLGLFNPSDVGNSSDHLFAVEFDTVQDFEFGDINDNHVGIDINSLTSNASATAAYFTDSSTKQDLNLKSGKAIQAWIDYDSVQNVLNVTISPFSSKPSKPILSFPLDLSPILQESMYVGFSASTGLLASSHYVLGWSFKINGQAPALDLSSLPSLPGLKKQQYTALKVGVSVSAIVLALSAIFVAIYLFRKIKNADIVEDWELELGPHRYSYQELKKATNGFGEKGLLGSGGFGLVYKGTLPNSKTQVAVKRISHKSQQGLREFVSEIASIGRLRHRNLVQLLGWCRKRGDLLLVYDFMANGSLDNSLFDEPKTVLSWEQRFTIIKGVASGLLYLHEGYEQVVIHRDVKASNVLLDSELNGRLGDFGLARLCEHGSNPGTTRVVGTLGYLAPELPRTGKATTCSDVFAFGALLLEVACGRRPIEPKAMPEELVLVDWVWDRFIEGKLLDVVDPRLNGDFDESEVVMVLKLGLMCSNNAPMARPSMRQVVRYLEGEANISDDLRAPSEFNGGKGHVEGFDDFVHSFASSSFGKMDSFSSTMNRNRSVSLASLSTSPLSLLQGRGETR from the coding sequence ATGCCCATTTCATTCACATGCCTTAAGATTCTCTTCCCAAACATGGCCACACTTCTTAGATTGTTCTATGCTCTTATCTTCCTTACAATCCCTGTTTCATCCCAGCTTAACCAATTTTTCTTTGCTGGATTCAAAGATGTAGGCACCAACATAACCTTAAACGGAATCGCTGAGATCCAAAAAACTGGCATTCTTAAATTAACCAACGAGACCAGTCGGTTAATGGGCCATGCTTTCTATACCTCTCCATTTCATTTCAAGAACTCCACCAATGGTAAAGCTTTCTCTTTTTCCACATCTTTTGTTTTTACCATAGTCCCCGAGTATCCAAAGCTCGGAGGCCACGGCCTTGCTTTCACAATCGCAACCACTAAGGATCTACAAGCTCATCCAAGCCAGTACCTTGGCCTTTTCAATCCTAGCGATGTGGGAAATTCCTCAGATCATCTCTTCGCAGTTGAGTTCGACACTGTCCAAGACTTCGAGTTCGGAGACATCAACGACAACCATGTTGGAATCGACATCAATAGCTTAACCTCCAATGCCTCAGCCACCGCAGCATACTTCACCGACAGTTCAACAAAACAAGACCTTAACCTCAAGAGTGGGAAAGCTATTCAAGCTTGGATCGACTACGATTCAGTTCAAAATGTTCTCAACGTTACCATTTCTCCATTTTCTTCTAAACCCAGTAAGCCAATCTTATCTTTTCCTTTAGATCTCTCACCAATCCTTCAAGAATCCATGTACGTTGGATTCTCTGCTTCAACAGGTTTGCTTGCGAGCTCACACTATGTTTTGGGCTGGAGCTTCAAGATTAATGGGCAAGCTCCTGCTCTTGATCTCTCTTCTCTGCCTTCACTACCTGGACTCAAGAAGCAACAATACACAGCTCTAAAAGTAGGTGTTTCTGTTTCAGCTATTGTTCTTGCACTATCTGCAATTTTCGTTGCTATATACTTGTTCAGGAAGATTAAGAACGCCGACATAGTCGAAGATTGGGAGCTTGAACTAGGCCCACATCGTTATTCTTACCAAGAACTAAAGAAAGCAACCAATGGTTTCGGAGAAAAAGGGCTACTTGGTAGTGGTGGTTTTGGTCTAGTTTACAAAGGTACGCTTCCGAATTCAAAAACCCAAGTTGCTGTTAAGAGAATCTCCCACAAATCCCAACAGGGTTTGCGTGAATTTGTATCGGAAATCGCTAGCATTGGTCGACTTCGCCACCGGAATTTGGTTCAATTATTGGGTTGGTGTCGTAAACGAGGCGATCTTCTTCTTGTGTATGATTTTATGGCTAATGGGAGCCTAGATAATTCCTTGTTTGATGAGCCAAAAACAGTTCTTTCTTGGGAGCAAAGGTTCACTATCATAAAGGGTGTTGCTTCTGGGCTTTTGTATCTACACGAAGGCTATGAACAAGTTGTGATTCACAGAGATGTTAAGGCTAGCAACGTGTTACTAGACAGTGAACTCAATGGAAGACTAGGCGATTTTGGACTAGCAAGACTATGTGAACACGGGTCGAACCCGGGTACAACTCGGGTCGTTGGCACTTTAGGCTATCTTGCACCAGAGTTGCCTAGAACAGGAAAGGCCACAACATGTTCAGATGTGTTTGCATTTGGTGCACTTTTGCTCGAGGTTGCTTGTGGGCGTAGGCCCATTGAGCCCAAGGCAATGCCGGAAGAGTTGGTCTTGGTCGATTGGGTTTGGGACAGGTTCATTGAAGGAAAGCTACTTGATGTGGTGGACCCAAGGTTGAATGGTGATTTTGATGAGAGTGAGGTGGTGATGGTGTTAAAGTTGGGGCTAATGTGTTCAAATAATGCACCAATGGCACGGCCTAGTATGAGACAAGTGGTGAGGTACTTGGAAGGAGAGGCTAACATCTCGGATGATTTGAGAGCCCCTAGTGAGTTCAATGGAGGAAAGGGTCATGTGGAAgggtttgatgattttgtgCACTCGTTTGCATCTTCCTCGTTTGGAAAGATGGACTCGTTCTCATCCACAATGAATAGAAATAGAAGTGTCAGTCTTGCTTCTCTTTCTACTTCACCTCTCTCCCTTCTCCAAGGCAGAGGGGAAACTAGGTAG